In the genome of Streptomyces pactum, one region contains:
- a CDS encoding glycosyltransferase, with the protein MRSIPHRTASATFRPAARSGPGRPATATVEFVIPVHNEERALPGCVRTLHARLTEGFPFPWRITVADNASTDATLATAHRLSGELPGVGVVHLDRKGRGLALRTVWSASDADIVAYMDVDLSTGLDGLLPLIAPLASGHSDLAIGSRLAPGARTVRGPRREFISRGYNRLIRLTHGSRFSDAQCGFKAARTEVLRPLLEVTRDDAWFFDTELLLLAEHNRLRIHEVPVDWVEDLDTRVDIAGTVSQDLRGLWRMARLRASGAATVDLPRRPGPVAEHPDAVLAPDPHRSTLSWELGCFVVIGVASTAGQALLYWLLRSLWAPALASLVSLFVLTVLNTEAQRRLTFRHSATPALRAHLGAGGLFLLGYLVTTGAVLGFKELDPDASAAAEATVLAVSSAVVTVVRFTVLRVAVFRSARRATAE; encoded by the coding sequence ATGAGGTCCATCCCCCACCGCACAGCGTCAGCCACGTTCCGTCCCGCCGCCCGCTCCGGGCCCGGCCGTCCCGCCACCGCCACCGTGGAGTTCGTGATCCCGGTCCACAACGAGGAACGCGCGTTACCCGGCTGCGTGCGCACCCTGCACGCACGCCTCACCGAGGGGTTCCCCTTCCCCTGGCGCATCACCGTCGCCGACAACGCCAGCACCGACGCCACACTGGCCACCGCCCACCGGCTCAGCGGTGAACTGCCCGGCGTCGGCGTGGTGCACCTGGACCGCAAGGGGCGCGGGCTCGCCCTGCGCACCGTCTGGTCCGCCAGCGACGCCGACATCGTCGCCTACATGGACGTGGACCTGTCCACCGGCCTGGACGGGCTGCTGCCGCTCATCGCCCCGCTCGCCAGCGGCCACTCCGACCTGGCGATCGGCAGCCGGCTCGCCCCGGGCGCCCGCACCGTGCGCGGGCCCCGCCGGGAGTTCATCTCCCGCGGGTACAACCGGCTGATCCGGCTCACCCACGGCTCCCGCTTCAGCGACGCCCAGTGCGGGTTCAAGGCGGCCCGGACCGAGGTGCTGCGGCCGCTGCTGGAGGTCACCCGGGACGACGCCTGGTTCTTCGACACCGAGCTGCTGCTGCTCGCCGAACACAACCGGTTACGCATCCACGAGGTCCCGGTGGACTGGGTGGAGGACCTGGACACCCGGGTGGACATCGCCGGCACCGTCTCCCAGGACCTGCGGGGCCTGTGGCGGATGGCGCGGCTGCGGGCCTCCGGCGCCGCCACGGTGGACCTGCCCCGCCGCCCCGGCCCGGTCGCCGAGCACCCCGACGCGGTCCTCGCCCCGGACCCCCACCGCTCCACCCTCTCCTGGGAGCTGGGCTGCTTCGTGGTGATCGGGGTGGCCTCCACCGCGGGCCAGGCGCTGCTGTACTGGTTACTGCGGTCCCTGTGGGCCCCGGCCCTCGCCAGCCTCGTCTCCCTCTTCGTCCTCACCGTGCTGAACACCGAGGCCCAGCGCCGGCTCACCTTCCGGCACTCCGCCACCCCCGCCCTCCGCGCCCATCTCGGGGCCGGAGGGCTCTTCCTTCTCGGCTACCTCGTCACCACCGGGGCCGTGCTGGGGTTCAAGGAGCTGGACCCGGACGCCTCCGCGGCCGCCGAGGCGACCGTGCTCGCCGTCTCCTCCGCGGTGGTGACGGTGGTCCGCTTCACCGTGCTGCGGGTGGCCGTCTTCCGCAGCGCCCGGCGCGCCACCGCGGAATGA